From Hypanus sabinus isolate sHypSab1 unplaced genomic scaffold, sHypSab1.hap1 scaffold_807, whole genome shotgun sequence, one genomic window encodes:
- the LOC132390226 gene encoding zinc finger protein 226-like: MAHQRVHIRERPFTCSVCGKRFIKSSHLLSHQRVHTGEKPFTCSECGKRFSELSNLQNHQRVHTGEKPFTCSECGKGFTQSSHLQRHQRVHTGEKPFTCSDCGKSFTHLCNLQNHQPVHTGERPFTCSECGKGFTRSSHLKVHQRVHTGEKPFTCSVCGKGFTDSSTRQKHQRVHTGEKSFTCSECGKGFTDSSCLLVHQRVHTREKPFTCSECGKGFTQSSSLLIHQRVHTGERPFTCSECGKGFTQSSHLKVHQRVHTGEKPFTCSVCGKGFTDSSTRQKHQRVHTGEKSFTCSECGKGFTDSSCLLVHQRVHTGEKPFTCSECGKRFTQSSTLQAHQRIHTGEKPFTCSVCGKQFTLSFQLLKHQRVHTGERPFACSKCGKRFAGSSNLQRHQRVHTGEKPFTCSVCGKGFTQSSQLLSHQSVHNGEWP; this comes from the coding sequence atggctcaccagcgagttcacatcagggagcggccattcacttgctcagtctgtgggaagagattcattaaATCATCCCACctgctgagtcatcagcgagttcacactggggagaagccgttcacctgctcagaatgtgggaagagattctctgagttatccaacctacagaatcatcagcgagttcacactggggagaagccattcacctgctcagaatgtgggaagggattcactcagtcatcccacctgcagagacaccagcgagttcacactggggagaagccgttcacctgctcagactgtgggaagagcttCACTCACTTATGcaacctacagaatcatcagccagttcacaccggggagaggccattcacctgctcagaatgtgggaagggattcactcggtcatcccatctgaaggttcatcagcgagttcacactggggagaagccgttcacctgctcagtctgtggaaagggattcactgattcatccacccggcagaaacatcagcgagttcacactggggagaagtcgttcacctgctcagaatgtgggaagggattcacggaTTCATCctgcctactggtacatcagcgagttcacactagggagaagccgttcacctgctcagaatgtgggaagggattcactcagtcatccagcctactgattcatcagcgagttcacactggggagaggcccttcacctgctcagaatgtgggaagggattcactcagtcatcccatctgaaggttcatcagcgagttcacactggggagaagccgttcacctgctcagtctgtggaaagggattcactgattcatccacccggcagaaacatcagcgagttcacactggggagaagtcgttcacctgctcagaatgtgggaagggattcacggaTTCATCctgcctactggtacatcagcgagttcacactggggagaagccattcacatgctcagaatgtgggaagagattcactcaatcttccaccctacaggcacaccagcgaattcacactggggagaagccattcacttgctcagtctgtgggaaacaattcactctgtcATTCCAActactgaaacaccagcgagttcacacaggggaacGGCCATTCGCCTGCTcaaaatgtgggaagagattcgctggatcatccaacctacagagacatcagcgagttcacactggggagaagccgttcacttgctcagtctgtgggaagggattcactcagtcatcccaactgctgtctcaccagtcagttcacaatggggagtggccataG